One stretch of Punica granatum isolate Tunisia-2019 chromosome 5, ASM765513v2, whole genome shotgun sequence DNA includes these proteins:
- the LOC116206938 gene encoding uncharacterized protein LOC116206938 isoform X1 gives MAAPAWLEPLLGTEFFSGCPVHGEAPRSECNMYCLDCNAGAFCFYCRSARHKDHHVVQIRRSSYHNVVRVAEIQKAVDIGGVQTYVINSARVIFLNERPQPKAGATSGNRGGGVGAGGGGGGAAHHHHNHTCEICGRSLLDALRFCSLGCKLAGVKRNGNASFNLGAADGMPVERREGITSSRRGVSSGEEQEHQFHESSRGKSSYSSNHQPSPSATRSRRKGIPHRAPFGC, from the exons ATGGCGGCACCGGCGTGGCTGGAGCCGCTGCTCGGGACGGAGTTCTTCTCGGGGTGCCCCGTGCACGGGGAAGCGCCGCGGAGCGAGTGCAACATGTACTGCCTCGACTGCAATGCCGGCGCCTTCTGCTTCTACTGCCGCTCCGCCCGCCACAAGGACCACCACGTCGTACAG ATACGGAGGTCGTCGTACCACAACGTCGTGCGGGTGGCGGAGATACAGAAGGCGGTGGACATTGGCGGGGTCCAGACCTATGTGATCAACAGCGCGAGGGTCATCTTCCTGAACGAGCGGCCCCAGCCCAAGGCGGGGGCCACTTCCGGGAATCGCGGAGGTGGGGTTGGGGCCGGAGGCGGCGGAGGAGGAGCGGCTCACCACCACCACAACCACACTTGCGAAATCTGCGGCCGGAGCCTCCTGGATGCGCTCCGCTTCTGTTCGCTCGGCTGTAAG CTTGCAGGAGTAAAGAGAAACGGGAATGCAAGCTTTAACTTGGGAGCTGCGGATGGGATGCCCGTGGAGAGAAGAGAAGGCATAACTTCATCGAGGAGGGGAGTCTCCTCAGGGGAGGAACAAGAGCATCAATTCCATGAGTCCTCGCGTGGGAAAAGCTCGTACTCATCGAACCACCAGCCATCTCCCTCGGCCACGCGCAGCAGAAGAAAAGGCATCCCACACCGAGCACCTTTCGGGTGCTAG
- the LOC116206938 gene encoding uncharacterized protein LOC116206938 isoform X2, producing MAAPAWLEPLLGTEFFSGCPVHGEAPRSECNMYCLDCNAGAFCFYCRSARHKDHHVVQIRRSSYHNVVRVAEIQKAVDIGGVQTYVINSARVIFLNERPQPKAGATSGNRGGGVGAGGGGGGAAHHHHNHTCEICGRSLLDALRFCSLGCKE from the exons ATGGCGGCACCGGCGTGGCTGGAGCCGCTGCTCGGGACGGAGTTCTTCTCGGGGTGCCCCGTGCACGGGGAAGCGCCGCGGAGCGAGTGCAACATGTACTGCCTCGACTGCAATGCCGGCGCCTTCTGCTTCTACTGCCGCTCCGCCCGCCACAAGGACCACCACGTCGTACAG ATACGGAGGTCGTCGTACCACAACGTCGTGCGGGTGGCGGAGATACAGAAGGCGGTGGACATTGGCGGGGTCCAGACCTATGTGATCAACAGCGCGAGGGTCATCTTCCTGAACGAGCGGCCCCAGCCCAAGGCGGGGGCCACTTCCGGGAATCGCGGAGGTGGGGTTGGGGCCGGAGGCGGCGGAGGAGGAGCGGCTCACCACCACCACAACCACACTTGCGAAATCTGCGGCCGGAGCCTCCTGGATGCGCTCCGCTTCTGTTCGCTCGGCTGTAAG GAGTAA